One Tunturibacter gelidoferens genomic region harbors:
- a CDS encoding ABC transporter ATP-binding protein, with translation MSIVELQHVRKAYDTKIAVADLSFTIEPGSMFGLLGPNGSGKTSSIRMMIGITVPDSGTVSLFGKPFNRDLLKRVGYLPEERGLYKKMKVMDQLIFLGQLRGLTAATASKRAHDWCDRLGITPSIDKKTEELSKGMQQKIQFISTLLHEPELIIMDEPFSGLDPVNAVLLMDTLVDLRKQGRTILFSTHRMDQVEKICDNICLIHNSHLVLSGSMREIKSRYPVNRVLINFTGNDSFLNHPTIHSAKNYGGHAEIRLNDGADAQSLLAEAIRTGARITRFEVMEPTLEEIFIEKVTEESTGVPAGEKVHA, from the coding sequence ATGTCCATCGTAGAACTGCAACACGTCCGCAAGGCCTACGACACCAAGATCGCCGTAGCAGACCTCAGCTTCACCATCGAGCCTGGCAGCATGTTCGGCCTCCTCGGCCCCAACGGCTCCGGCAAGACCTCCTCCATCCGCATGATGATCGGCATCACGGTCCCCGACTCCGGCACCGTCAGCCTCTTCGGCAAGCCCTTCAACCGCGACCTCCTCAAGCGCGTCGGTTATCTCCCCGAGGAGCGCGGCCTCTACAAAAAGATGAAGGTCATGGACCAACTCATCTTCCTCGGCCAGCTCCGCGGTCTCACCGCCGCCACCGCGTCAAAGCGCGCACACGACTGGTGCGACCGCCTCGGAATCACCCCATCCATCGACAAGAAGACCGAAGAGCTCTCCAAGGGCATGCAGCAGAAGATCCAGTTCATCTCCACCCTCCTCCACGAGCCCGAGCTCATCATCATGGACGAGCCCTTCAGCGGCCTCGATCCCGTCAACGCCGTCCTCCTCATGGACACACTCGTCGACCTCCGCAAACAAGGCCGCACCATCCTCTTCTCCACCCACCGCATGGACCAGGTCGAAAAGATCTGTGACAACATCTGCCTTATCCATAACAGCCACCTCGTCCTCTCCGGCTCCATGCGCGAGATCAAATCCCGCTACCCTGTCAATCGAGTCCTCATCAACTTCACTGGCAACGACTCCTTCCTCAACCACCCCACCATCCACTCTGCGAAGAACTACGGAGGCCACGCCGAAATTCGCCTCAATGACGGTGCCGATGCCCAATCCCTCCTCGCCGAAGCCATCCGCACCGGCGCCCGCATCACCCGCTTCGAAGTCATGGAGCCGACACTCGAAGAGATCTTCATCGAGAAGGTCACTGAAGAATCTACCGGCGTCCCGGCTGGAGAAAAAGTTCATGCATAA
- a CDS encoding lysophospholipid acyltransferase family protein, giving the protein MASTYTLKQRLALAIAPRLASAVIRVLGMTLRFEDVRDPGAPLGFDAPPPAVYAFWHRCLLTSAWHFRNHDIAILISPSFDGELIARTVERLGYLAIRGSSSRSGSLGLRNMHRAYLDGHYCAITADGPRGPAMVAKPGVTQLAQLVDSPVGTFYVLPERAWKLRSWDRFLIPKPFSRVFIGWPLLTTANEEAVQAALDRAVELAESRISNSQKKS; this is encoded by the coding sequence GTGGCCTCCACCTACACCCTCAAGCAACGCCTCGCCCTCGCCATCGCCCCCCGCCTCGCGAGTGCGGTCATCCGCGTCCTCGGCATGACCCTTCGTTTTGAAGACGTCCGCGACCCCGGCGCACCCCTTGGCTTCGACGCGCCGCCCCCAGCCGTCTACGCCTTCTGGCACCGCTGCCTGCTCACCAGCGCCTGGCACTTCCGCAACCACGACATCGCCATCCTCATCAGCCCCAGCTTCGACGGCGAACTGATCGCCCGCACCGTCGAACGACTCGGCTATTTGGCGATACGAGGCTCCAGCTCGCGGTCAGGCTCCCTCGGCCTGCGCAACATGCACCGCGCCTACCTGGACGGACACTACTGTGCCATCACCGCCGACGGCCCCCGTGGCCCCGCCATGGTCGCCAAACCCGGCGTCACCCAGCTCGCCCAATTGGTAGATAGCCCCGTCGGAACCTTCTACGTCCTCCCCGAGCGAGCCTGGAAATTGCGCTCCTGGGATCGCTTCCTGATCCCCAAGCCCTTCTCAAGAGTCTTCATAGGCTGGCCCCTCCTGACGACCGCCAACGAGGAAGCCGTTCAGGCAGCCCTTGATCGCGCCGTCGAACTGGCCGAATCCCGAATCAGCAACTCTCAAAAAAAAAGTTGA
- a CDS encoding outer membrane beta-barrel protein, with protein MRCFNRLLLFSFFLVVFSRFEAAAQTVATAPTNADVQELRQTVRDLALRVSALEAELHKERPVATTEMATLRPAVLVGPAADVRSSVEGVSSSSVASVPSSAAVNPQTASTPTSPLASVLPTQLPGGATLNYTFDGYYDYDFNHPIGRVQYLRAYDVLSNAFSINQADVVLALDPDVAAGRRYGVRLDLQFGQATETLQGNPQNEPRPDIYRNIFQVFGTYVVPLGKGLTVDVGKWASSLGIEGNYTKDQVNYSRSFFFDYLPFYHAGVRASYKVSDKLAVNYWLVNGTDQSEPTNSFKDELFGFTAQPAKSVLWNFNYYLGQDHPDAAPATNCTAPVQPGLCLQAITPAPDGKQHIFDSYVTWNATPKLAFSLEGDYLISREWASAAPGESSAPSHVDGGAAYARYQLTPKTALGGRFEYLSDRGGLFTGTTQALKEFTGTYEYKFGEGFLTRVEYRRDWSNIPFFLTNKPGVLSPDQPTLTVGMVWWVGGKQGAW; from the coding sequence ATGCGTTGCTTCAATCGACTACTCCTTTTCTCTTTTTTTCTTGTTGTGTTCTCCCGGTTTGAAGCCGCCGCGCAGACAGTGGCGACTGCGCCCACGAATGCCGACGTTCAGGAGCTGAGGCAGACGGTGCGCGATCTTGCACTGCGGGTAAGCGCGCTGGAGGCAGAGCTGCACAAGGAGCGGCCAGTTGCGACGACGGAGATGGCTACGCTGCGGCCGGCGGTGCTGGTTGGCCCAGCTGCGGATGTTCGGAGCAGCGTGGAAGGTGTGTCGAGCAGCAGCGTCGCGTCTGTTCCGTCGTCTGCAGCAGTGAATCCGCAGACCGCTTCAACACCGACTTCGCCTTTGGCATCGGTCCTTCCGACACAACTGCCCGGCGGCGCTACGCTGAACTACACCTTTGACGGTTACTACGACTACGACTTCAATCACCCGATTGGGCGTGTGCAGTATCTGCGAGCCTACGATGTGCTCAGCAATGCGTTCAGCATCAACCAGGCTGATGTGGTGCTTGCGCTCGATCCGGATGTGGCGGCGGGCAGGCGGTATGGGGTTCGGCTGGATCTGCAGTTTGGGCAGGCGACGGAGACACTGCAGGGTAACCCGCAGAATGAGCCACGGCCGGATATCTACAGGAATATCTTTCAGGTTTTTGGAACGTATGTCGTTCCACTTGGCAAAGGCCTGACGGTGGATGTGGGCAAGTGGGCAAGCTCGCTGGGAATCGAAGGCAACTATACGAAGGATCAGGTGAACTACTCGCGGTCGTTCTTCTTCGATTATCTGCCGTTCTATCATGCGGGTGTTCGTGCCAGCTACAAGGTGAGCGACAAGCTGGCGGTGAACTATTGGCTGGTGAATGGAACCGATCAGTCGGAGCCTACGAACTCGTTCAAGGACGAGTTGTTTGGATTTACGGCGCAGCCTGCGAAGAGCGTTCTTTGGAACTTCAACTACTACCTGGGGCAGGACCATCCGGATGCTGCGCCGGCTACGAACTGCACTGCTCCGGTGCAGCCTGGGCTGTGCCTTCAGGCGATTACCCCTGCACCGGATGGCAAGCAGCATATCTTCGACAGCTACGTGACCTGGAATGCGACCCCGAAGCTGGCGTTTTCGCTTGAGGGTGATTATTTGATCTCGCGGGAGTGGGCCAGTGCGGCACCTGGCGAATCTTCAGCGCCTTCGCACGTTGATGGCGGGGCGGCCTACGCGCGGTATCAGCTGACGCCGAAGACGGCGCTAGGCGGCCGCTTCGAGTATCTATCGGATCGCGGAGGGCTTTTCACCGGGACCACGCAGGCTTTGAAGGAGTTCACCGGGACCTATGAGTACAAATTTGGCGAGGGTTTCCTGACGCGTGTGGAGTATCGAAGAGACTGGAGCAACATTCCGTTCTTTTTGACGAATAAGCCTGGAGTGCTGTCGCCGGATCAGCCTACGCTAACCGTGGGGATGGTGTGGTGGGTGGGTGGGAAACAGGGGGCCTGGTAG
- a CDS encoding VOC family protein → MIRGIKFVGVPVHNQDEALRFWTEKVGCKISTDQEMGPGQRWIELAFPGTETGIALFTPEGHEDRVGTFQSISFWCDDVFATAKSLESRGVAFVQAPRKEDWGTSAIFADADGNQFVLSSR, encoded by the coding sequence ATGATTCGAGGCATTAAATTTGTTGGAGTTCCAGTTCACAATCAGGATGAGGCGTTACGGTTCTGGACAGAGAAGGTGGGATGCAAGATTTCGACGGACCAGGAGATGGGTCCAGGGCAGCGATGGATTGAGCTTGCCTTCCCTGGAACGGAGACCGGTATTGCGTTATTTACCCCAGAGGGACATGAAGACCGCGTCGGAACGTTTCAGTCCATCAGCTTCTGGTGCGATGACGTCTTCGCAACGGCCAAGAGCCTGGAGTCGCGCGGTGTGGCCTTTGTGCAGGCTCCTCGAAAGGAAGACTGGGGAACGTCGGCGATCTTTGCTGACGCCGATGGAAATCAGTTTGTTCTGTCCAGCCGATAG
- a CDS encoding helix-turn-helix domain-containing protein — protein MTEIDPYIIDVLMRDLVGHDRRPASFLVYLWLAAEAEQRGSEVQIGYRELAENIGISKSAAQSAVRWLIKRRLLSAKKSNATALPSYKTLSPWKGRAQR, from the coding sequence ATGACCGAGATCGATCCTTACATCATCGACGTCCTGATGCGCGACCTCGTCGGACACGATCGCCGCCCTGCCAGTTTCCTGGTCTATCTCTGGCTCGCAGCCGAAGCCGAACAGCGAGGATCCGAGGTGCAGATCGGGTATCGAGAGTTGGCCGAAAACATCGGCATCAGCAAAAGTGCGGCACAGAGCGCAGTTCGCTGGCTGATCAAGCGCCGTCTTCTCTCCGCAAAAAAATCCAACGCAACGGCTCTACCCAGTTACAAGACACTCTCTCCGTGGAAGGGGCGAGCGCAACGCTGA
- a CDS encoding ABC transporter permease, with protein MHNIWLIAKREYLERIRTKAFLIATILIPLFMGVFVFGSGYLASRTRSSAHLAILSSDTSFSADLKHELQTGKNSGMTVDVLASNSPSNSDEIRANLDRNLQSKSGDLTGYLVVTPAPQPNARPTFTYVPRSAGDITTEDTLSTAIQNVLTREGLTHQGMGPSDIAALMAPVAIDTSKTGDSRAAFGAAYLLFFLMYMVIMLYGMNTARSIIEEKTSRVFEVMLSTIKPDEMLAGKILGVGAVGITQVGVWMLAAAALGSTSLATGVIGSGHALISATQIFFFVAYFIFGFLVYSSIAAALGAMTNSEQELQQLNMFLVIPLAFCFLMIFVIVRAPNSTLAQIVSLIPFCSPLLMNFRISLTTVPPWQIGLSFVLMSLTILAILWVASRIYRVGILMYGKKPNLPEILRWLKYS; from the coding sequence ATGCATAACATCTGGCTCATCGCCAAACGCGAGTACCTCGAACGCATTCGCACCAAAGCTTTCCTCATCGCCACAATCCTCATTCCTCTTTTCATGGGAGTCTTCGTCTTCGGCAGCGGCTATCTCGCCTCTCGCACCAGATCCTCAGCCCACCTAGCCATCCTCTCCTCCGACACCTCCTTCTCCGCCGACCTCAAGCACGAACTCCAGACCGGAAAAAACAGTGGCATGACCGTCGATGTCCTCGCATCGAACTCGCCATCCAACAGCGACGAGATTCGCGCCAACCTCGACCGCAATCTCCAAAGCAAATCAGGAGACCTCACCGGCTATCTCGTCGTTACGCCTGCCCCACAGCCAAACGCACGTCCCACCTTCACCTACGTTCCGCGCTCAGCCGGCGACATCACCACCGAAGACACACTCTCCACCGCAATTCAAAATGTTCTTACCCGCGAAGGCCTTACCCACCAGGGGATGGGCCCGTCCGACATCGCCGCCCTCATGGCACCCGTCGCCATCGACACCAGCAAAACCGGCGACAGCCGCGCCGCCTTCGGTGCCGCCTATCTCCTCTTCTTCCTCATGTACATGGTCATCATGCTCTACGGCATGAACACCGCGCGCTCCATCATTGAAGAAAAGACCAGCCGCGTCTTTGAGGTCATGCTCTCCACCATCAAGCCCGACGAGATGCTTGCCGGCAAGATTCTCGGCGTCGGTGCAGTCGGTATCACTCAGGTGGGTGTATGGATGCTGGCCGCCGCAGCCCTAGGCTCAACCTCGCTCGCAACGGGCGTTATCGGCAGCGGCCACGCTCTCATCAGTGCCACACAGATCTTCTTCTTCGTCGCCTACTTCATCTTTGGCTTCCTGGTCTACTCCAGCATCGCCGCCGCTCTAGGGGCCATGACGAACTCCGAGCAGGAACTCCAGCAGCTCAACATGTTCCTCGTCATCCCGCTCGCCTTCTGCTTTCTCATGATCTTCGTCATCGTGCGCGCACCCAACTCCACCCTCGCGCAGATCGTCTCCCTCATCCCCTTCTGCAGCCCCCTGCTGATGAACTTCCGCATCTCCCTCACCACGGTCCCACCCTGGCAGATCGGTCTCTCGTTCGTGCTCATGAGCCTCACCATCCTCGCCATCCTCTGGGTTGCGAGCCGGATCTACCGCGTCGGCATTCTCATGTACGGCAAAAAACCCAACCTCCCCGAGATCCTACGCTGGCTCAAATACAGCTAG
- a CDS encoding MFS transporter produces MPPPEESSELIAERKNILLHTPLMALAVAAFGIGTSEFIIMGLLPNLADDFHVSIPKAGVLVTGYALSVTIGAPIVAIATARLERKLALLLLMGVFTLGNLACAIAPTYNLLFAARVLTALCHGAFFGIGSVVAANLVPRNQRAQAIALMFSGLTLANVLGVPAGTALGQAYGWRVAFWAIVPIGLLAATAVFFLVPRQAPGSGGLLHEFRVLRKPQVLLVLAMSVLTSASLFCVFTYIAPTLEAVTLVSPHAVTLTLLLFGVGITVGNFLGGTLSDWRPMAFLIGALLTLLASLAALYYAEPHVVPAIAMILIWGAIQFAAGAPLQSRIVDQAAAAPNLASTLNQGAFNFGNATGASLGGMMLTAGYTYRQLPLASIIVTLITLILAVLSARLDRKHRDARIAEQLSVL; encoded by the coding sequence ATGCCTCCCCCTGAAGAGAGCTCAGAACTAATCGCCGAGCGTAAGAACATCCTGCTGCACACGCCGCTGATGGCGCTTGCGGTAGCCGCCTTCGGCATCGGTACCTCCGAGTTCATCATCATGGGTCTGCTGCCCAACCTCGCCGACGACTTCCACGTCAGTATTCCCAAGGCCGGCGTCCTCGTCACCGGCTACGCGCTCTCTGTCACCATCGGCGCTCCTATCGTGGCCATCGCCACCGCCCGACTGGAGCGCAAACTCGCCCTTCTTCTCCTCATGGGCGTCTTTACTCTCGGCAACCTCGCCTGCGCCATAGCTCCGACTTACAACCTCCTCTTCGCCGCCCGCGTCCTTACCGCCCTCTGCCACGGAGCTTTCTTCGGCATAGGCAGTGTCGTAGCCGCAAATCTCGTGCCCCGCAACCAGCGTGCCCAGGCCATCGCGCTCATGTTCTCCGGCCTCACGCTGGCCAACGTCCTCGGAGTTCCAGCCGGCACCGCACTTGGCCAGGCCTACGGCTGGAGAGTCGCCTTCTGGGCCATCGTTCCCATCGGCCTTCTCGCCGCAACTGCAGTCTTCTTCCTAGTCCCCAGACAAGCCCCAGGCTCAGGCGGTCTCCTCCACGAGTTCCGCGTCCTCCGCAAGCCGCAGGTCCTGCTCGTCCTCGCCATGAGCGTCCTCACCTCAGCCTCTCTCTTCTGCGTCTTCACCTACATCGCCCCCACTCTCGAAGCCGTCACGCTAGTCTCCCCCCACGCCGTCACTCTCACCCTTCTGCTCTTCGGAGTCGGCATCACCGTCGGCAACTTCCTCGGCGGCACTCTCAGCGACTGGCGTCCCATGGCCTTTCTCATCGGCGCTCTCCTCACGCTCCTGGCCTCTCTGGCAGCTCTCTACTACGCCGAACCCCACGTCGTCCCCGCCATCGCGATGATCCTCATTTGGGGAGCGATCCAGTTCGCCGCCGGAGCTCCGCTCCAATCCCGCATCGTCGACCAGGCCGCCGCAGCCCCCAACCTCGCCTCAACCCTCAACCAGGGAGCCTTCAACTTCGGCAACGCCACCGGAGCCTCTCTCGGCGGCATGATGCTCACTGCCGGATACACCTACCGCCAACTCCCTCTCGCCAGCATCATCGTCACGCTCATCACCTTGATCCTCGCGGTCCTCTCCGCCCGGCTCGATCGCAAACACCGCGACGCCCGCATCGCCGAGCAGCTATCCGTACTTTGA